AGTTTATGAAAGAAGGTGAATTCTACTTTGCAAACAACAGCCTATTAGAAATTCAAAAATCGAAGTGTTTCACTCAGGCTTTAGAACCTGTTAAAGCTTTAGTTTTAAGTAAGGATGTTCTTAAAGAGAATAGCCTAAGGCTACCTTTTATCAATAGGTTAGCTTTCTTAATTTTAAAAGAAACAGTAATTCGTCAAGAAAAGAGAACGGATATTTACATGAGATTCAGGAAAGGAACTGACCGTTACAGATTATTTCTAGAGTCCTTCCCGAATTTAAACCACAGAATAAGTGACAAATTTATTGCTTCTTATTTACAGATGAATAGCTCAACTTTAAGTAGAATTAGAAGACAAAAGGCTTAAGAAACCAAGTCCGTTTCATTCCAAGAAAGGATATTGACTATTATTTATTCACTGTACCTTCTTCAAGAACTTTGAGTTCGCTTCTTTGCATAAACTCTTTCATAGTTCGCTCTTTCTCCCAAGCATTTGCCAGCCTGTTCTGTTTCGTGAAAGGATCCCAATAGATTACATCAATTCCATCAAGATCTGAAGAGGTGAAATCTCGAATTATATCATCCTCTTCTTCTACCATTTTTTTTGCCCACTTTCTATCTGTAACGCCTAGGGCCATTTTTTTCATACTATCATAATATATAAAAAGTAGAACTGGCTGCCTTTTTTCTGTATCAAACGCCCAAGGAAGCCATTCTCCATTTTGACTTTGATTCTGATCATAGTTTAACGGAAAGCTAGCCACAATATCGCCCTTATGCTCTGTACCTACATTTCTCACCTTCAGTACATAGAGAACCAAGTCTTCCTTTGTCCCTTTATTTGCGGCATTACACAAGCCGCCCATATAAAGCTCACTTTTAATATTAGTAATGTTTGTAATTCTGAAATCTCCATTGACACAAGAGACCTGCACATTACCCACACTAAAGCTCTCTAAAGACTCTCCCGCCTTTTCAGATAGATTCAAGTCTGAGACTTCGCCTACGAATTCATAATTAGGTACTACCATAGAAACGTCTTGGGAAAAAGAGACGCCTGTAGCCATACAAAACATGGCAGTTATAAATAAATAGTTACTCACTATCTTCATCGATTATAGAAATTAGATTCAAAAGGAACCAACTAAGGCTCTTATTATAAATTTAATTTTACAATAACCATACCGATAATGCTATAGACATGGAGCCTACTAAATGTTTTATCAAAAAGTAGTATTCTTAAAGCATCGCTAAAAAAAAAATCGTGTGCATACTATAAGGCTGTTATAAACGCTACTTCTCTCCAAACTTATTCAGCGGTGCATTTCAAGACGCTTAAATAATTAATCTTTTGATAGCTTTTTTATTGAATGATGCGTCACTTTCCTAAATTCCACCTCTGAGCCTTCTGATTGCAATGCAAAACTCCCGCTAGTGGCAGTAGCATTAAATCCGTGATTAACCAGTTTACCGTTAAGCCAAACTTTAACCTCGTCTTTATAACATTCTATTTGCATCTTATTCCACTCTCCAAGCTCGTTTTCCATATTACCAGTTAGATTTGGAATTCTTCTATTTTTCTTACCATCTACCCCCCAATGTTCTTTTGGCCCTCTTCTAGCCTCCATATTTGGAACTTCAATATTCTCACCAATGCACCAGAAATCGCCCGCATTTTTATGCTTAAGCTGTACCTCCACCGACTGCGGAAACATGGCATAAAGCCTGCGAGGTTTTGATACATGTACTAAAGCTCCGCAATTTCCGGGCTCTCCCACAAACCTATATTCTAACTCCATTCTATAATTACTAAAAGAAGCATCCGTAATCAAATGTCCACCAGGGCTACCTAAAGTCACAAAATTCCCATTCCTTATTATAAAAGGATTTCGGGCGTCTTTGTCTTTATCCATAGCCGGAACATCAATATGCCATCCATTAAGAGAAGTACCGTCAAAGAGCGATACTGCTCTTTTGGAGGTGGTACAAGATGACAAAAATAGTAATGAGAGAAAAGTTAGATTGATATATTTCATGTGATAGGGTTATTATCTCAAATATACACTTGTAAATGCTTTTACTATAATTTTTGAACCTCTCAAACCATGGATTAGCCGATTATCACCAAAAAAGAAAAATAAAGCACCCAGTATCTTGCATAACAAAGTACCTTCCATTATGTTTGTACCACAATTATGAAAAAGCTAAATACAATTCTAAGGAGTGAGGCTGTTAAGCTTCACTCTTTTAAAATCAAAAACGAATGAAAATAGAAAATGCCAAAGTGCAGATGCGGAAAGGTATTTTAGAATACTGCATTCTGCATATTATTTCACGAGGAGAGGTTTACGCTTCTGAAATATTAGATGAACTCATTGAAGCCAAAATGATGGTAGTGGAAGGTACGTTATACCCCCTACTTACTAGATTAAAAAATGCTGGTTTACTAGAGTATAAATGGGTAGAGTCTGTTTCTGGACCACCAAGAAAATACTACATACTAACCGATGCAGGAACGGATTCCCTAAAAGCATTGGAAGGAACATGGCAAGGCCTTTCGGCATCTGTTAAAACTATCACATCAAAGAAGAATTAAGCACCATTTACTGGTTATCAATTAATTGGTTATGAAAAAAACAATACAAATAAATATAGCAGGAGTGGTCTTCAACATTGAAGAAGAAGCCTATCAAACCCTGAGCAACTACCTAAGCTCTATTCAAAGTTACTTTTCAAACTATGAAAGTAGTGAGGAAATAGTTGCCGACATAGAAGCCCGAATTGCAGAAAAATTCATTGGCAAAAACAAAACAGACGAACTTCCAGTCATTGGCACAGAAGATGTAAACCGAGTAATGGCAAGCATGGGTACCGTGGCCGATTTCCAAGCTATTGAGGAAGAAGAAGCAGAGACTTTTGCTCAAGAAGCCCCAAAAAGCACAGAGACTAAAGAAGAAAAAACCAAGTCTCCTAAAAGACTTTACCGAGACAATAAGAGAAAAGCTCTTGCTGGAGTTTTATCTGGTCTTGCAAATCACTTTAATGTAGATGTAGTTTGGTTTAGAGTAATTTTCTTGGTGGCGGCTCTAGGCTTAATAGAGTCTGGCGTTGGTGGAATCTTTGTTCTCGCATACATAATCTGCTGGATAGCTATTCCCGCTAGCGATGAGCTAAAAGAACAAGAAAACATTAAGAAGTTTTATAGAAATGGAGACAAAAAAGTAGTAGCTGGTGTAGCCAGTGGACTAGCCTCTTACTTCGGACTAGATGTAGCTGTTATCCGAATTATTTTTGTGGTTGGAATTGTATTCTTTGGAGTTGGTTTAATTGCATACTTAGTCCTCTGGGTAGCCTCTCCTATTGCTGAAAGCCTTACACAAAAAATGGAAATGAAAGGTCAGGCCGTTACCATTGAAAACATTGACAGCAATATTAAACAAAAATTGAGCGACAAGTCTTCTGGAATCACTCCACGAAACGAAAGCCCTTTTGCTACCATCCTATTACTACCATTCAGAATTTTAGGAAAACTTTTCCAGGGTTTAGGTCACTTACTTTCTAAGCTTGGCCCTGTATTTAGAGTGTTGATGGGCATTTTTCTTGCCGTTATGGGATTAAGCTTAACCGTAGGTTCCATAGTAGGTACAGCTGCATTCTTTGGATTAATGAGCGACCACAGCTGGTTTCAAAGCAGTAACGACATTGGTCTTTTCACTAGAGACCTTGACCCATCTGCAGGAATATTCCTTTTCTTAGCCACAGCATTACCAGCCATTGGCGTTCTTATTTCTGGTATATTTTTGATATCAAACAACAGAATAGGAAACCGTAACTTTTGGCTAACGGGTTTAGGATTATGGGTTTTAGGAATAGTAGGTTTGGCCGTTTATGGCGGTAAGTATTCTATGAATTATGCAAAGAATGCTTCTGTTACACAGAAAGAGAGCTACACTTTTGCTAGTGATGTGATTTACTTAGACATTAATGACAATTACGGAGAAGATGACTTCGACTTTAATAGTCAGGTTAGAATTTTAGAGTCTTATGACAATCAAGTGACCTTAGAAAAAAGATACTCTGCATCTGGAAGTACACGTAGCGTGGCCAAAACGAATGCCGAGAAACTAATTTATAACGTTAGCCAAAAAGACTCACTTCTTATTTTTGACGAAAGGGCTAGACTAAACCCAGAAACAGGCTTTAGAAACCAAAAGGTACACATTGACCTTAAGATACCTGTAGGTCAAAAAATACATATCAGCAATGCCTTTGCCCGTAACTTACTGTCAGACAGCTGGTCTTTAAAATCTAAATACGGACTTCGTTCAGATGATTTTGACGCCCTAATCTTTACCCTTAACAGTAATGGGAAATTAGAGTGCGAAGGTTGTGAAATATTGGACGATGACGCCAAAGAAGCGGTTAACAGACGTGACCATTATAATTTCAATAATGACGACGAAGACTTTGATAGATTACGAGGTGAGAATACCAGAGTTTATGACTTTAAAGACTTTGATGGCATTGAGGTAGGTGGTGAGTTTAGAATATTAATTCGTCAAGGTGATGAGTACGGCATAGAATTTATGGCGGAAAGAGAAAGAGATATCGATGACTTAAATGTAAGACTTGATGGCACAGAGCTTGACATTGATTTTGAAGATAGGTTTTTTGAAAACAGAGGAAAAATAGTTGCTTATATCACCATGCCAACCCTAGAGTCTTTGGATATATCTGGGGCTTCTAAAATAAAAGTTTTGTCTTTTGAAAACATAAATGAGATGGACATTGATATCTCTGGTGCATCAAATGCCAAACTAGACATAGAAGCTAAGAAGTTAAGAGTAGATGGCTCTGGTGCTTCTCATATGGAAATCAGAGGCCGTGTAGATGAAATTGACATGGACCTTTCAGGAGCAAGTCGATTTGAAGCCAAAAGAGCAGAAGTAGGCAGAGCATATGTAGATGCCTCTGGAGCCAGTCATGCCGACTTTGGCAAAGTTGACCAACTTCGTTCTAATACCAGCGGAGCTAGTAGGGTTAGCAGAGACTAAAATATAGAGTTGCTTTAACAGAAAAGTGCTAATTTCAGGTCTTAAAGATTCTGAGATTGGCACTTTTTACGTTTCCGGTACTTGTAGTTTCCTTTGGATGGTTAGGCTATGGGCTTTTACACAGCCTGCTAGCTAGCTCTGCTATGAAAAACCTAGTGGAAACACATCTCCCTTTTCTCTTTAAGAGGTACAGACTTCTCTATGTTATTTTTGCCGTACTAATTCCTCTTCCATTATTATTCTTCCAGCTAACTTCTAAAAGCCCTGAAATATGGACTAACTATAGAGAAATAAGATTAGCAGGTGGTGTTTTGGCTGGGATGGGACTCGCGACACTACGAAAAGCACTTTCGCACTATGACCTAAAGCTTTTTCTTGGTTTAAAATCAGATTCTGGAGAAGAAGAGCCCTTCAAGACAAACGGCCTTCTTGCCAAAATGAGGCATCCAATGTATACGGCTACATTAATGATTTTTTGGGGCTGGTTTCTTTTTAGTAATACCTATCAAAACCTAGTTTTCTGTACCGCAAATACGCTTTACATACTAATTGGTATATACTGGGAAGAGAAAAAACTGGTAAACCTTTACGGTCAAAAATACGAGGACTACAAAAAGAAAACGCCAATGCTGATTCCTAAATTCAGAAAAGGTTAACCCTTCATAAAACGAACTAGCAGTACCTCAATCAATAAAAAAGCAAGAGCAGCATATAAGAAGTATTTCCATAGCTGAACGCCAAAGTTTTGTTCAGCAAAAGTGCTGATAAAATCGCCATCTTTAATATTGTCAAAAACAGTAATGTTTGATTGATTCTCAAAAATAGTCCTTAATTCATCTGGTGTATAGTTACCCATTCTTGATTCTTTTGAGTCATGGTTTAAGCCAAGAATAGAGTGCTTTACTCCATCCACTTGCAACTCATAAAAGCCTGACTCTAGTTCTTGACTTTCTGATAAGTCAACAGAAGAAGGTAATTCTAACAACAATTTATTACCACGTACTTGCTGAATTGGCAAAATCTCAAAGTCACCCTTTTTAAGACTGTAAACGGCATTTTTAGGTGCATCAGCAAATGGAATCACTAAAGTACCCGCATTGAAATTATATGCCAACTGCTGTGGTTTGATACTTAATGCCGCCACCTTAAATAGCGTAGGAACAAATAATGCATGCTCTGCAAAATTGCCATAAGTCATGCTTAATGGCGAAGCCAAAAGGTATAATGAACCATTTCCGAAATCAGTTTTCCCTAAAAACGCCTTCCCACTTTTTAAACTTAGCAGCTTATCACCTAAACCCGTCCAGGCAATGGTAGCTTGTGCCTTTGGCAAATTCACTACCGCCGACGTTATAGATTGTTCAAACACGTCAGCAAAGAAGGGTTCGTTTTTATCTGGAACTTCTAATTCTATTTGTCTACTAACAGAAACCGAATCTCTTACAGCAGTCAGTGTATTTAAACCTAAAGAAGAAACCAGTTCTTGATAAGTCAATAAATCAGGATTTTCTCCTGGTATTAAAAACAAGCTTCCACCCTCTTTTACAAAATCTATAAGCGAGCTTTTAAGGTTCTCCCCTATTTTATTTAAACCTTCTACTACCACTAAATCCGCTCCACCTACTTTGGCTAAATTGACATTGCGAATGTTATATTGCTCAAAATTAAAAAGGCTGTCGTCATCATATAACTTAGCAATATAATCTGACGCTGACTTTTGCTCAAATAGGTGCAAAATATTGATAGCCGGAGACACATCCACCACAAAATACTGCTCGTTATCAAATGTGATAGGCTGGTCGTCAAAACTCACCGAACCCATGTGCTGTCCTTTGCTTCTAACGGTAAAGTTAAAACTAGCCGTAGCATAACTTTCAGGACTTACAGAAACCGAAGAAGTAGAAGTTTGCACTCCATCTATCATCAGTTTGATAGGCATTTTTTCAATAGCCTCATTTCCAGAATTAAACACTTTTACATTTAATAAGGAATTCTGCATTTCTCTAATAAATGGCGATGAAAGCCATACAGAATCTACAAAAACGTTCTTTGAGACTTCTCCTTGAACAGGTACTAAATAAACCTGATTGGTACTGTCTGTCTCTAGATTCAACAAATCACCTACCGTGCTCTTTTGAAAATCTGAAAACCAGAAAAAGTTATTTCCTTCTTTAGAGGCTTCTTTCTCCGCCATTCTTACCTGTCTCTTATAAACAGAAGAAAGGTTTCTGGCCTCTGGCGAAAATCTAACACCTGTAAGTCGGTCTCTTACTTTGGTAGCACTATTGGCAAACTGGTCTTCGCCTGAAAAGTCATTAGTAGTAAGCTGAATGTTTTGCTGATTTTTAAACAATGCCAGCAACTCATCTACTTTCACTACAGCCAAATCAATAAACCGCTTATTGTCCGTAGTATTTTGCATACTTAACGAATTATCTAAGTAAAGGCTATTGATGCCTTTGGCAGTACTGTTAGCACTTAAACCGTTTTGTGCAGGAAAAAATGGTTGGGCAAAAGCCAAAACCAAAGCCGCTAAAAAGAGCATTCTGGCTGCCATAATGAGCCATTGCTTTAACTTTCTGAAAGAAGAAGTTTCTGTTTCTACTTTCTTTAGAAAAGCCACATTAGTAAAATACACTTTCTTGGTTCTACGGAAATTAAACAGGTGAATAATCACCGGCACCGCTAGCACCAACAAACCCCATAAAAGCCCTGGATTCAAAAACTGCATATACTATTGTAGGTTTAGTTCTTTTTCATGTAGTCGCCACGAGAGAAATATTTCTCAATAAAACAGTACATCAAAATGAAAAAATAACGGCTACCCATTTCTTTTATTTTCAATTTTGACTCGCCATACTTTCTATTTGTCCAGCTGTTTGGCACCACGGCATAAGAATAACCTCTTACCATAGCTTTGAGTGGCAACTCAATAGTCAGATTAAAATGAGGCGACATAAATGGCTTCAGACCATCCATAGTTTCTCTTTTATAGAGCTTAAAGGCATTTGTGGTGTCGTTATAGTCAATTCTCATCAACATTTTCACAATAAAATTGGCCACCCTATTGATTACTCTCTTATGCTTTGGATAGTCTATCACTTTACCGCCTTTTATCCATCTGCTACCAAAAACGCAGTCAACATCTTTCAACTGCATGGTTCTGTAATACTTCACTAAATCTTCTGGGTCGTCTGACATATCAGCCATAAAAACAGCTACGCAATCCCCAGAAAAACGTTCTAAACCATATCTTACAGCATATCCAAAACCATTAGGACCCTCATTGGTCTCAAAAACCAGTGTAGGTATTTCTTTTTGAAGTTCTGTTAAAACTTCAATGGTATTATCCTTAGAGTTATCATTGGTCACCCATATTTCATGGTCAATCTGATGCTTTGATAAAGAACCGTATAAAGACCTTAGGGTTTCAGGAATAGATTCCGCCTCATTATAGGCAGGAATTACAACGCTTAATTTCATCTAGCAAAAATGCTTAGAAAAGCTGATTATGACAATTTAGTTTCAGAGTTTTGGAGGCAGTAATTCAAAACTCTTTATTTTTAGACAAAGCAGAAACTTATTTTTTTTATTTATCAGCTTTAGAAAGCAACATATCAATACCTAAACTACTATAAACTAGCAAGTTGAAACTTTATTAAAAATAAATCAATATTTACTGTCCAAAAAAAGCATCTGACCTCGTCTTAGAACCGAAAGATGTTTAACAAAAAAATATAACAATCATGAACACTTACTTATTACTATTTAGAGGCGGAGACGGTCAAATGGCAACACAATCTCCAGAGGAGCAACAGGCTCACATGCAAAAATGGTTTACTTGGATGGGCGGCTTGTCAGAAAAGGGCCTAATGTTAGGGGCTGAACCCTTACACCAAACAGGTAAAACTGTAGCTGGAAAAGACAAAGTAGTTTCTGACGGTCCATTCATGGAAGGCAAAGAAATGGTAGGCGGTTACCTTATCTGCAAAGCTGATAATTATGATGCGGCAGTAAAAATAGCGAACGATTGCCCAGTTTTGGAATTTGAAGAAGGCAATGTGGAAGTTAGAGAAATTCAGGTAATGAATATGTAACACTTGCATAGCATCTCTGCATCAAACACAAATATTGAACAGCTAACCGACCATCTTTTCAGGCAAGAATCTGGGAAGATGGTTGCTGTTTTGACCAATATATTTGGTGTAGCTAATCTAGAACTGGCGGAAGATGTGGTTCAAGACACCTTAATTCAAGCTTTAAACACTTGGAAAATTAAAGGAGTACCCGACAAACCCGAAGCTTGGCTTTTTAGAGTGGCAAAGAATAAAGCGATTGACCAAATCAGGAAAAACAAACACTCCCAAAGTTTTGACTTTACTGATAATGAAAGGCAACTTTTAAACTCCGAGTACACCATAAATAGCAGCCTAGAAAATTACTGGAAAGAGGAACTCATAGAAGACCAGCAGCTTAAAATGATGTATATCTGCTGCTCCCCAGAAATTAGCCCAGAAAGTCAGATAGCTTTGATTTTGAAAACCCTTTGCGGTTTTAGCACACCAGAAATAGCCAAAGCTTTTCTAACTTCAGAAGACACCATTTCTAAACGACTTTACAGAGCAAAAAACTTTTTCCGTGAGCATAAAACAAAATTTGAACTTCCAGAAAAAGAAAAACTACAGGAACGTACATCAAAAGTCTTAAATGCCATTTACCTGCTTTTTAATGAAGGTTACAATTCTAGTAGCAGTAAAAACCTGATAAGGACAGACCTAATTCATAATGCTCTGATGTTAGGAAAACTCATCACGGACAATAAAATTACTGTAAATTATGAAGGGCGGGCTTTGGTGGCTTTGATGTGTTTTCACACCGCTAGAGAAGACAGTAGATTAAGCCCAGAGGGCAATATTATATTGCTGGAACAACAAAACAGAGCACTTTGGAATAAAGAACTCATAAATCTTGGTGTGCAATATTTAAATAGGGCTAGTGCTGGTGAGAGCATTAGTTCTTATCATATAGAAGCGGCCATTGCTTTTCAACATTGCAAAGCTTTAAGTTTTGAAGAGACTAATTGGCAAGACATCTTAAAGCTTTACGACCTCCTCTACCAAAGTAACAAATCGCCAATAGTGGCTTTCAATCGTTTGGTGCCTTTTCATCAAATTCATGGTGCAGAAAGTACTTTGAAAGAGCTAGACAAAATAAAAGAACTGGACTCTTATTATTTATATCACAGCTTTAGAGCACAACTCCTTAAAAAAATGGGAGACACAAAAAAAGCTATCGGTGCCTACCAAATAGCACTTAAATTAACCGACTCAGAAGCTGAACAGAATATGATCATCCAGAGTATTGTCAATTACGAGAAAGAGAAAAATGCTTAATCTGCTGTGATATAAGTTTTGATTGGTAAACCATTTCTTGCAAAAAATAAGGTTAAGGTATTATTGGCAGATTTAATTCCATGAACATCTCTTACTTCTCCTGAAATGTTCAAACCACTTTCTTCAAGTTTAAGCGGAGTAAATTGACCATCACCTTTCCCTATTAGAACTAGTCCTTTATTCGCATCATATCTTCCATACTTAACTCTTGTTCCATAAAAGTTTCCTGCCAAAATAACGTCTAATTTATTATCCTTATTGACATCAATAACCTCAATGGCATGAATAGGGGCTAACTGTGCCAAATCCGGCAAACTTGATAATTTAAACTTATTATTTCCCAAATTTTCAAGATAGGACGTAGCTAGAGTTTTAGCTTTTAATATCATGGCATCTTCTAATTCTTTCGTGCTGAAAATATCAGTAATTTCTTTATCGGCATAGGACGAGTAATCCACGTATTTCGATTTTATGAAGTTAAGCTGCTTACTGATGTCATCTTTGGAAAATACTGGATAGTTTTTTCCCGAATAATAAGTTGATAAAACTGGGTCAATAGAGCCATTCCCATCGAAGTCTTTGGCATACAAAGTTATAGGCTCTTCTACACTAGTTTTGAGTTGAGAGTTTAGTCCAAAATTCCCTAAAATGTAATCCATATCTCCGTCACCATCAAAGTCACCTTCTTTAATAGTGTTCCACCAACCTTCAGAATCTCCCAAACCAGAATCTAAAGAAATCTCTTTCATTTTTCCACCAAGGTTTTGAAATGCCCTTATAGCCATAAACTCTCCAACCACAATTAAGTCTGTCTTTCCGTCACCATTAAAATCGCTCCAGATCGCATCAGTCACCATACCGAGAGAGCTAAAGCCAGCACCTACTGCAGATGTTTTATCTTTAAAGTTACCTTTTCCATCATTTTGTAGAATATAACTACTTGGAGCATTAGGATATTTACCAGGCTCCAAACGGCCGCCTACAAAGAGATCTAAATAACCATCTGAATCATAATCTCCAGCTTTTACGCAAGAACCGCTAAACAGCATTTTAGGTAAAGCTTCTGTCCTTTTCTTAAAGCTTCCTTTACCATCGTTAATGTACAGTCGATCTTGCATTTCAGAAGAATTACTCTCCGCTTCATTACCACCACTTACCACATATAAGTCTTGGTCATTATCTCCATCGGCATCAAAAAACAGTACACCGACATCTTCTGAGTTACTATCTTCCATGAACAACGAGTTAGATCCTTTTACAAAACCTCCACTTTTGGTTTGATAGAAAAGCATTCCAGCTTGCCCTTTGGCCCCGCCAATAAACACATCATCTAGCTTATCATTATTCACATCGCCTACAGCCATTTTAGGGCCTTGTGTGGAGAGTTTATGAGGCAACAGCACTTCTCTATTAAAGTCAATGTATTCGTTCTCTTGATGACTATAAGTGTCAAAAATAGACTTTGATATTTCTTTGAATAATGGCCTTAACGAAAGCGATGAATTATTCTCTTCCTCTTTAGCATTAGATTGATTGAGCGTTATTGTTTGATTAGCTTTTTGATTACTTAATTTCTGCCTACGTCCATCAGGCCAAGTCACTGTCAGTTCTTTTATAGTTTCATTAGCCCCAAGACCAAATACTAAATCGTAAGAAACTGAAGACTGAAATCCTCTGGTAGGCATGAGTTCCTGAGAAAGCGTTTTTCCTTCTAAATTTAGCTCCACTTTAGAACCAATACCGAAGGTATTTTTCCCTTCTCCAATGAGCTTAATTCTCAAAAAATTATTATGGGTTCGTTTCTCGCTATTATTGCGATAAATAAATGCTTCAGAATCAGTATTGTTTACTATTAAGTCAAGATCTCCGTCATTGTCAAGGTCAGCATAGGCAGCCCCGTTAGACAAGGATAGTTGGTTTAAACCCCAATCATTATTCACCTTAGAAAAAGTAAGGTCCCCATTATTATGATAAGTATAATTCTCTTGAATGGAAGAGGGAATATTTTCCAGTAATTTATCAATGGACATTGGAACACCAGTCTTGTTCTCGTTTAGTTTTTCCTGAACTGCGAAGTTCATAAAATCCATATTGGTATAGTCTTTCTTAACACCATTGGTAATATAGATATCCTTGAATCCATCATTATCCAAGTCGCAAAACAATGTTGACCAACTCCAATCCGTGCCATCCACTCCCGCAAATTGACCAATCTCCGAGAAAGACAATCCTTCATTATTCAAATGGAGCATATTCCTCATGCTTTGTTCGTAAAAACCATTTTTTACAAGCATTTGGTACTTATCATAATTGTCAGGACCAGATACCATCTTTTGACGCGTATTGCCTTCAGGCCACATATCTAGCGTCATAATATCGGTATACCCATCATTATTTATATCGGCAATATCAGAGCCCATAGAGAAGTGGGATGTATGACCAATATAGTTTTCTAGATTTTCAGTGAATGTTCCATTTTGGTTGTTGAGGTATAAGTAATCTTGTTCGTTAAAATCATTTGAAATGTAGATATCTAACCATCCATCATTATTAATATCAGAAACTGATATGCCTAAGCCAAAACCTAAAACATTAGCCGTAAGACCTGCCTCCTGCCCTACTTCAATAAACTTTCCATTTTCATTTTTATACAGTTTATCTTCGAAATAAGGATCTCTTCTTGACTTTAATCCATTAAATACAGATCTAAAACTGGCAAACTCTTGAATAGAGTGATTTAACACGTAAAGGTCTAAATCTCCATCTTTATCATAATCAAAAAAGGCACCTTGTGTAGAATAGCCCTCATCTGCAATCCCATATTCTTCCGCTTTCTCTGTAAACGTCAAATTACCGTTATTTATAAAGAGCAGATTCTTTCTTTTATAACTGTCTTTAGCGGCTGATCTACAGATATAAATATCTAAGAGACCATCGCCATTAACGTCTGCCATGGTTGTACCAGTATTCCAAAATCCTTCGGCAAAAACTCCAGCCTTTTGAGCTATTTCTTCAAA
This sequence is a window from Arcticibacterium luteifluviistationis. Protein-coding genes within it:
- a CDS encoding VCBS repeat-containing protein, with the protein product MKNSLSRITILLLTLVNFVFISCNKVDDSKMFSLLPSSQTGIKFKNLIQETPEFNILTYGYLYNGGGVSVGDINNDGLQDIYFTGSMVGSRLYLNKGNFEFEEIAQKAGVFAEGFWNTGTTMADVNGDGLLDIYICRSAAKDSYKRKNLLFINNGNLTFTEKAEEYGIADEGYSTQGAFFDYDKDGDLDLYVLNHSIQEFASFRSVFNGLKSRRDPYFEDKLYKNENGKFIEVGQEAGLTANVLGFGLGISVSDINNDGWLDIYISNDFNEQDYLYLNNQNGTFTENLENYIGHTSHFSMGSDIADINNDGYTDIMTLDMWPEGNTRQKMVSGPDNYDKYQMLVKNGFYEQSMRNMLHLNNEGLSFSEIGQFAGVDGTDWSWSTLFCDLDNDGFKDIYITNGVKKDYTNMDFMNFAVQEKLNENKTGVPMSIDKLLENIPSSIQENYTYHNNGDLTFSKVNNDWGLNQLSLSNGAAYADLDNDGDLDLIVNNTDSEAFIYRNNSEKRTHNNFLRIKLIGEGKNTFGIGSKVELNLEGKTLSQELMPTRGFQSSVSYDLVFGLGANETIKELTVTWPDGRRQKLSNQKANQTITLNQSNAKEEENNSSLSLRPLFKEISKSIFDTYSHQENEYIDFNREVLLPHKLSTQGPKMAVGDVNNDKLDDVFIGGAKGQAGMLFYQTKSGGFVKGSNSLFMEDSNSEDVGVLFFDADGDNDQDLYVVSGGNEAESNSSEMQDRLYINDGKGSFKKRTEALPKMLFSGSCVKAGDYDSDGYLDLFVGGRLEPGKYPNAPSSYILQNDGKGNFKDKTSAVGAGFSSLGMVTDAIWSDFNGDGKTDLIVVGEFMAIRAFQNLGGKMKEISLDSGLGDSEGWWNTIKEGDFDGDGDMDYILGNFGLNSQLKTSVEEPITLYAKDFDGNGSIDPVLSTYYSGKNYPVFSKDDISKQLNFIKSKYVDYSSYADKEITDIFSTKELEDAMILKAKTLATSYLENLGNNKFKLSSLPDLAQLAPIHAIEVIDVNKDNKLDVILAGNFYGTRVKYGRYDANKGLVLIGKGDGQFTPLKLEESGLNISGEVRDVHGIKSANNTLTLFFARNGLPIKTYITAD
- a CDS encoding YciI family protein; this translates as MNTYLLLFRGGDGQMATQSPEEQQAHMQKWFTWMGGLSEKGLMLGAEPLHQTGKTVAGKDKVVSDGPFMEGKEMVGGYLICKADNYDAAVKIANDCPVLEFEEGNVEVREIQVMNM
- a CDS encoding RNA polymerase sigma factor; this translates as MHSISASNTNIEQLTDHLFRQESGKMVAVLTNIFGVANLELAEDVVQDTLIQALNTWKIKGVPDKPEAWLFRVAKNKAIDQIRKNKHSQSFDFTDNERQLLNSEYTINSSLENYWKEELIEDQQLKMMYICCSPEISPESQIALILKTLCGFSTPEIAKAFLTSEDTISKRLYRAKNFFREHKTKFELPEKEKLQERTSKVLNAIYLLFNEGYNSSSSKNLIRTDLIHNALMLGKLITDNKITVNYEGRALVALMCFHTAREDSRLSPEGNIILLEQQNRALWNKELINLGVQYLNRASAGESISSYHIEAAIAFQHCKALSFEETNWQDILKLYDLLYQSNKSPIVAFNRLVPFHQIHGAESTLKELDKIKELDSYYLYHSFRAQLLKKMGDTKKAIGAYQIALKLTDSEAEQNMIIQSIVNYEKEKNA
- a CDS encoding glycosyltransferase family 2 protein, giving the protein MKLSVVIPAYNEAESIPETLRSLYGSLSKHQIDHEIWVTNDNSKDNTIEVLTELQKEIPTLVFETNEGPNGFGYAVRYGLERFSGDCVAVFMADMSDDPEDLVKYYRTMQLKDVDCVFGSRWIKGGKVIDYPKHKRVINRVANFIVKMLMRIDYNDTTNAFKLYKRETMDGLKPFMSPHFNLTIELPLKAMVRGYSYAVVPNSWTNRKYGESKLKIKEMGSRYFFILMYCFIEKYFSRGDYMKKN